A stretch of DNA from Catenulispora acidiphila DSM 44928:
GTCACAACAGGGGAGAAAGATGAGCCGGGTTCAGCTGTCGGGCGCTGAAGCCATGGAGTTGCTGCAACGCGGCGAGGACGCCGCCGACATCCAGGACTGGCCGGTGGTCGCCGCCTGCTACGAGGAGTTCCTCACCGCCTTCCCGGACACCCCGATCAGCGCCGAGCTCTGGTTCGACGCGGCGCTGGCGAACAAGTTCCTGCGGAACTGGCCGAAGGCGTACGAGCTGGGACGGCAGGCGGCGCTGCGCGCCGGGGCGGCGCAGGGGCACCCGGCGTGGTGGAACCTGGGGATCGCCGCCACGATGGTCGGCGACTGGGGCACGGCGCGCGAGGCGTGGACCACCTACGGCGTGCCGCTGACGCCGGGCGAGGGCGAGATCGAGGACGGATTCGGCTCGGCATTGGTGCGCCTGGACCCGGGCGGGGAGGCCGAGGTCGTGTGGGTGCGGCGGATCTGCCCCACGCGGGCACGCGTGCTGTCGGTGCCGTACGGCCGGCGGCGCTTCGGCGAGATCGTCGTGCACGACGGCGCCCCGACCGGCGAGCGCCTTGTCGAGGACCACGCGTTCCCGGTCTTCGACGAGCTGGCGCTGTGGCAGGCGTCGACGGCTGCGACCTGGCGCGCGCAGGTGACCGCGCCGGAGCCGCTGGACCTGACGGCGCTGGCCGGCGCTTTCGAGGATCGCGGGCTGGCGATGGAGCCGGTGGATATCGCGGGCGACGCGGACGGCGGCGCGCTGGCCGGCGCGCGCGATGTCCTCTTGGCAGCACCGGATGAGCAGACAGCCACAGCGATTCTCGCCGAGTGGGCCGTCGCCGGCGCGGGGCGGGCTTGGCACGCGATCCACGCCAAGGCATGAGCCGGCCTGAGGCGGCTGCGTAATTCTCATGCGCGAGAAGAGGAATCGCGTCTAATACAGGATTCGTAGATTGCCTACGCAGCTCCGCGAGGCGAAGCGGTATCGGTGCACTGATACGCACATCCGTGCTGGTTGAAGGGTTTCGGGCCGTACCCGGACAAGTCTTCGCCAACGCTGTGAAAGCGTGGTTTCACCGTCCAGAACCGATGCCTCACAGCATCCTCAACCAGCCTTCCTGGCCCAGCTCAGACTCCAGTATGCTCCAGCGCTGTCCAGGCACAGTCATGCCACTGACATCCTCGTCACACTGCAAAGTTCCGGCCGCACGCCCCCCGCGGCCGGCACGGAGAAGAGCCACCATGACAGCTAGCCGAATAGGCCGCGGAGCGCTCGTCACGCTCGCCGGCGCGGCCGCTTCGCTGGCCGGCGCCGCCGGCGCCGCGAACGCGTGCGAGCAGAAGCCGCCGCCGCCGAAGCCCTGCACCCTCGACACCCACGACGTGACGTGGGCCCAGGTCGGCAAAGACGGCAAGGACATCGCCAAGCCGGCGCCGGCCGCCCACTTCACGCAGGTCAAGACCGAGCCGCAGTACGGCTTCCGCGTGGAGCTGACGCAGAGCGCGCTCCAGCAGCAGTGCACCGGCAGCGTCGACATCTCCCTGGCCTCGTACAACGCCGAGGGCCCGACCTGGGAGACCTCGGGCACGCAGAGCTTCGTGGACTTCGCCACCGTGCACCTGACCACGACCTCGAAGACCTCCGCCAGCCAGGTGCTCACGGTGAAGCTCCCCGGCGTCCCCGGCGGACCGTGCTTCGGCCAGATCGACCTCTACCCCGGCAGCACGAAGTACGACGGCACCAACGGCCACGGCATCCCGAACTACCACAACGGCGTCAACACCCCCAAGGGCGTCTTCGCCGCCTGGAACGGCGCCGACGCCGGCGGCTGCACCGTGGTGACGCCCCCACCCCCGCCGGTCACGACGACGACACCGCCGCCGGCCACCACCACGCCGCCGACGACCGCCCCGACCACGCACCCCTCGACCCCGGTCTCCTCGACCACCCCGCCGCCCCCGCCGAGGACGAGCACCACCACCAGCACCCCCACCACCCCGCCGACCACCACCGCCACCCCGGGCACCCCGACCCTCGCCGAAACCGGCTCCAACGCCGGCGAACTGAGCCTGGTCGCCCTCGCCTTCTTCGGCGCCGGCGGCACCGCGATGTTCGCCTCCCGCAAGGCGAAGGCAGCCGAGGCGCGCAAGCACTGACGCCGGAAAACCGCCGACCGGTGACGACCGGTCGGCGGTTTGCTTTGGTGGAGCTGGGTTTGCGGCGGGGTTCGCGGTGAGAGTTTGCGGTGGCGCCCAGAAAACACGCCTCCGATAGCCTCACCCCATGGGGACAGCTAAGACTGCTGCGAAACTTCTCGCAGACGGCACCGAGGCGCTGATGGCGGCCTCGTTCGGTCAGGGCGACTTCGGCACGGCCGAGGACACGCTGGAGCAGGCGCGTCAGCAGGCCGCGGCCGAAACGGACCGGCACACCGAGGCGGCAGCGTTGGACAAGCTGGCGATGGTGCTGCACTACCGCGCGCTGGCGAACGACCGCGACGCCTCGCACGCGGACGCCGAGGAGGCGCTGTTCCGGCAGGCACTGGCGATGCAGCGCGAGATCGACGATCAGGCCGGAGTCGCCGAGTCCCTGTTCGGCATCGGACTCGTCCATCAGGTTCTGCGCGGCGATTGGGCGGCAGCCATGCCCTACTACCGCGAAGCGCTCCCGCTGGCGGATCAGTATGCTGACGCCTACGTGCGATCCGAGTGCTACCGACACCTCGGCTTCTACTACTTCGCCGAAGAACATGATGCGGACACAGCCCTGAAGCACCTCCACACCTCGCAACAACTCCGCGAAGAGTGGGGCGACGCGCGATCGATCGCCAGCGGCATGCACTCCATCGGCCAAATCGAACTCCTCGCCGACCGCCACGCCGACGCCGCCACCCACCTCCGCACAGCCGTCGAACTGCTGCAAAGCGCAGGCGTCAGCGGCCCACGCGCCGAGCAAGCCGCCGAGTGGCTGCGGCGCGCTGAGGCAGGCGAACCCGCGCCGAACTAAGCGGCGGAAATCCCGAGCCAGGCGAACCGGCACCGAGCTGGGCAGCAAGCCAGCCCGCGGCGGGCGAACCCCGCGCCACGCCAAGCACCAGACAGCAGACAGCAGACAAGCCCGAGATGCACGAGCCCGTGCCGAGTTGGACGGCACGGGCCGGAGCCAGGCGCGCCTTTCTTCGAACACTGTTTCCGGCAGGAGGGCCCGCTTCCGACTCGCGAAGCGCGAGGCGTCAGCCGTGCCTCGTCACGGCCTCAGCGACCGGCGCGAACAAGATGCCCCAGTTGGCCGGCGCGTGGCGGACCGCTGCCGTCAGGTAGAAGCTCACTACGGCCCACTCGGCAGGCCGCGCCTGGATACCGTGTTCCTGAACCGCGCGCAGGCACGGTTCGAAGAACTCCGTGTCGTCGTCGAAGCCCAACTCCACGCACGCCTGCCCAGCCTCCGGCGCCTCCTCGAACGAGACCTCCCATGCCGTCGCGGCGCCCAGCAGGTAGAGCAGGTGGCTGCCGGGTTCGGGCAGGCCGCCGCGCAGGTCCTGCGAGGTGAACGTCCGGCTGGCGTCGTCGCCGGTGAGCGAGGATTCCGCGGCACCGAGCGCGACGAGCTCCGCCCAGTACGCCACGTCGTGCTCGCCAGTGCTCTGACGCAGGTACTCGCTGGCGAAGACCGCCATCGACGCGGGATCGTCGATGAGCGGTGAGAGAACCAGGTCGCTCCGGTAGTCGAAGCCGAAGTAGTAGCGGCGCCCGTCCAACGTGATCGATTCGATGCCGCCCACGCTGCCGATCAGATCCGGCAGCGGGGCGTAATCGTGGGGAAGGTCCTGTGGCATAGCGGGACGATACCTAACCCGCCTTCGCTACGCTGCCGGCGATCGCAGCACGCAGCGCGTCGCGGCAATCGGCGGGACTGTCCGTGGCCCAGCAGACATACCCATCAGGACGGATCAGCACGACCGCGGCGCCAAGGTCTTCCACACTCGCGGCCCGCACGAGATCGACCCGAGGCGGCAACGCGAAATCGTCCGGCACAGCCTTGGCAAGATCGAGCACGATGGCGTGTCCCGTGCGCTGAAGTGCCGACAGGTACACGGAATCCGCGTCGGTGACGAGCTCGGCGTCCGGCATCAGCTGCCCAACAAGCCGATGCTCGCCCGGCAGGTCGTAGTGCAATGAGAGCCCTGACATCAGCCCGGCGAGATACCGGTTGGCGTCCGGCAGCCGCAGGAGGTCGATGAAGATCTCGCGCAGCGCGGCGACGTCGTGGCTCGGATTCAGCTCGGCCAGGACACGCTGCGCCGACGTGTGCCGCAGCACCTGTGCGCCGACCGGATGGCGCTCGGTGTGGTAGCTGTCCAGCAGCCCTTCCGGCGCGCGGTCCTGAAGCGTCGCGGCCAGCTTCCACCCGAGGTTGAGCGCGTCCTGGACGCCCAAGTTCAGTCCCTGCCCGCCGAGCGGCGGGTGGATGTGCGCGGCGTCGCCGGCGAACAGGACGCGGCCGACGCGGTACTGCTCCACCTGCCGCGTCGCGTCGGTGAAGCGGGAGGCGTTCTCGACGGCGCTCAGGACCGTCTCGGGACCGTACACAGCCTCCAGCGCAGCAGCGATCTCCTCGCGAGTGACGGGAGTGTCCCGCTCCTCCGACGACTGAAGCAAGGGCCCGAAGGTGAACCGATACCGATCACCCCCGACCGGAACCAACATCGACCAGTAGTCCTCGGTATGGCGCATCAAAGTACTGATGTGCCCAGCCTGCTGCGGCACCAAGGAGGAAACGGCGGACAGGCTGATGTCGGTCAACACCGCCGGACGCGTTCCCGGCTGCCCGGGAAACGGCAGCCCGAGCAGCTTGCGCACCGTGCTGTGCCCGCCGTCGCACGCCACGAGATAGCGCGACCGTACCCGCAGCCCGCCGGCGGCGTCGACCGTCACGCCGTCGGCATCCGCCTCAACCGCGAGCACCCCGCGCTCTCGCAGGACCCGCACACCACCGGCGCTCGCGCGCTCCTCCAGCATCTCCTCGATCACCCACTGCGGCACGCCGATCGGATACGGATGCCGCGTGTTCCAGACCGTGGCGTCCAGCGGAACCGGCAGCGTCGCGAAGTGGCCGCCGACCGCGTCGCGCGGTATCACCCGCGCCAGCAAGGCTTCCAGCAGCCCGCGCTGATCCAACAATTCGGCGCTGCGCGGCTGGATCGCCCCGCCCTTGACCTGCTCGACACGTGCGGACAACCGTTCCAGCACCACGGCGTCCACCCCGGCCAGAGCCAGTTCGCACGCCAGCATCAAGCCGGTCGGACCGGCTCCCACCACGACGACCTCGGTCTCGATCTCGGTCCGGATCCCAGTCTCCATCTCGCTCATGGGCGAAAAGTATACCCGGTGCAAGAATAGTCCGAGGCGAGTCTTGCTAGAATGAGCGTGTGGACGGCACGCCAGGCCTGCGCGAGCGCAAGAAACAGCGGACTCACGCGGCGATCTCCGACGCCGCGATCGGGCTCTTCCTCGAGCACGGCTTCGACGCGGTCTCCGTGGCGCAGGTAGCCGAGGCCGCCGAGGTGTCCAAGCGGACGCTGTTCGCCTATTTCCCGGCGAAGGAAGACCTCGTCGTTCACCGCCTGGCCGACCACGAGACCGAGAACGCGCGCGTCGTCCGGAACCGTCCGCCGGAGACCGCCCCGCTGACCGCACTGCGCGAACACTTCCTGCGCGGGCTCGAGACACGCGACCCGGTCACCGGGCTCAACGACCTCCCGCCGGTGCGCAGGCTCTACCGGCTCATCCTCGACACACCCGCGCTGGTCGCCAGGATGGAGCGGTTCAAAAACGGCGCCGAGCGCGAACTCGCCGCCGCGCTGCGGGAGACGGCCGACGTCCCGGAACTCACCGCGCGGCTCGCCGCCGTCCAGATCGTCGCAGTGCACTGGGAACTGGCGAAGGACAACGCCGACCGGCTGGCGCACGGCGAGGACGCCGACGCGCGCCACACCGGCGCGGTGGCCGACGCCGAGCACGCTTTCGCGTTGCTGGAAAACGGATTGCGGGACCTGGCCGACGTGCCGTGAAATCACGAAGGCCCAGGCGACCCGTACCGCCGCCTGAGCCCTCGTCATCGCACGGGCCGTCCGGGACCTACCCGACCGTCGCCGCCTCACGCTCGGCGAGATCGCGCTTCCACTGCCGGAAGCCCTCCTCGGTGCGGCCGCGGCGCCAATAGCCGGAGATCGACGCCCAATCGGCCGGGACGCCGCGCTCCTTGCGGATGTAGGAACGCAGGTTGTGCATGACCGCCTGCGCCTCGCCGTGGATGAAGACGTGGACCAGTCCGTCGCGCCACGGTTCGGCGCGGACCGCCTCGACCAGCAGGGCACCCGGCTCGGCGCCGCCGGTGTGCAGCCAGGTGAGCTCGACGCCTTCGGGGCGCGCGAAATCGAGCTCGTCGGCGGGACCTGCGACCTCGACGAAGACCCGGCCGACGGCGTTCGCCGGCAACGCGGCGCACGCGGCGGAGATCGCCGGCAGCGCCGAGATGTCGCCGGCCAGCAGGTGCCAGTCGGCGTCGGCGCGCGGGGCATAGGCGCCGCCGGGACCGGACAGCCCGATGGCGTCGCCCGGCCGGGCGGCGGCGGCCCAGGGACCCGCGACGCCCTCCGCGCCGTGGTAGACGAAGTCGATCGCGATGGTCTCGGCGGCGGTATCCACGGCGCGCACCGTGTAGGTGCGCGTGGTATCGCCGTCCGGGCCGGGGACCTGCAGTTTGACGTAGGAGTCGGTGAATTCGCTGGGCTGGAACGCCGCGAATCCGGGACCGCCGAGGTGCACCCGGATCAGGTGGTCGTTCAGGCGCTCCGTGCGGCGCACGACGAACTGGTGAAGGGTGCGGGCCACGGGGGCACCTCCGTTATTAGGCTTACCTAAGTTCATAGCCTAGAGGTCGATGGAGGCGCAAGGCCGACCGGTGCGCCGAGGAGAGGCAGTCGAGTAAAGTACCTTGACCAGAAACCTTGACACACCATCTCAGGGTATATACATCGTATATCGTATGGCAATTCTGCCGACCCGTCGAAAGGGTCCTGATATGCGAAGATCCACCCACCGAAGCCTGCGCCACGCCCTGCTCATGCTGCTCGCGGCCGCCTTGGCCGCGGTCGGCGCAGTCGGCGCGGTCCCGGCCAAAGCCGCGACGACCACCGACTGGTCGGCCGCGGTGGTCAAGTCGACGATGCAGCGCTTCACGCCCAGCAGCATCGGCGGCTGGTCCTACCCCGTCGGCCTCTACCTCTACGGCCAGTACCAGGTCTACCAGCGCACCCACGATCCGTCGTATCTGGCATATCTGAAGTCCTGGGTCGACCGGTTCGTCTCCTCCGACGGCACCATCGACCAGAGCTTCGACAGCCTGGACAGCATGCTTGCCGGACGGCTGCTGATCATCCTGCACCACGAGACCGGCCAGGCTAAGTACGCCACCGCGGCGGCCAAGATCTACAACCGGCTCGCCACCTACCCGCGCACGGCCGACGGCGGGTTCTGGCACGCCGACACCTCCTCGCGCGCCCACCAGCTGTGGGATGACGGCCTGTACATGGTCGTGCCCTTTCTGGACGAGTACGGCAAAGAGTTCGGCAACTCTCAGGCCACTGACGCCGAGGCGGTCAAGCAGCTCACCGTCTACGCGAACCACCTGCAGCAGTCCGACGGTCTACTCCAGCATGCCTACGACGAGTCGAAGAAGGCCAGCTGGGCCGACAAGACCACCGGCCTGTCGGTGGAGCAGTGGTGCCGCGCCAACGGCTGGTACGGCATGGCGCTGGTGACCACGCTCGACGACATCCCGGCGACCCAGCCGGGCCGGGCCACGCTGCTGACCGATCTGAACAAGTTCGCCGCCGGTCTGCAGAAGTACCAGGACCCTGCGACAGGCCGCTGGTTCCAGGTGATCGACAAGCCGACGTCCGCCGGCAACTGGACCGAGACCTCGTGCTCCAGCATGAACGCCTACACGCTCTCTCGCGCGGCCCAGCAGGGCTACATCGATTCGCACTACTCGGCCGTCGCGGCGAAGGCCTATCAGGGCGTGCTCGCGCGGATCTCGCTGAGCAAGGGACTGACGAATCTGACGAACATCTCGGTCGGGACCAACGTCGGCGACTACTCGTACTACATCGGACGCACGCAGGCCACGAACGACTTCCACGGCCTGGGCTCCTTCCTGATCATGAACGAGCAGTTCGTAAGAGCAGGAGGTTCCTGACGCGGCGGGTCGCGTAGCAGGCCAGGCTCTGGCTCCCGGCAATCGTCGGGGTCAGAGCACTGTCATGTCCCGGATGGGCTCTCGCGGAGGGCCGCGCCTGCCGCCCGGCCCGCGTTCTGGAGGGCGCCGGCGAGGCGGTCGAGGTTGTGGGAGGGGTCGGTGATCACGCACAGGGCGGCGATCGGAGTGCCGGGTGCGCCGTGGAGTGGTACCGCCGCGCAACAGACCCCTGATACCACTTCCTCGCGGTCGAAGGCGACGCCGCGTTCTCGGATCGTCGCGACCTCGCGGCGCCAGGATGCTGAGGCTGGGAAAGGGATTCTTGGTGAGGAGTCCGTGGTTCCGGCGTGTCTTCCGGCGGCCAGTGCCTTGCCGGCAGCGGTGTTCCACGGCCAGGTTCCCCCGCTGCGCAGCGGAACCGGGAGCCCGTCGCGGCCCGCCGTCCAGTCGACGATCATGTCCTCGCCGTTTCGCAGGACATTGACGGTCACCGTCACCCCGGTCGCCGCCGCCAGGCGCCGCATCGGCTCGCGGACCGCCGCGCGCAGTGCGCGGTAGGGCTGCCAGGAGTGTCCGAGCTGGAACACCCGGGCGCCGATCCGGTAGCCGCCCCGGCTGCGCTCCACCGCGCCGAGGCTGCTCAGCTGCTCCAGAAGGCGGTGCGCCGTGGTCTTCGGCAGCCCGCACTCGGCGGCCAGGCGGGTCACGCCGGCCGCGCCGGTCTGCTCCAACGCGCCCAACAAGGCGAACGCGCTTTCCAGAACACCGCGTCCGCCGGCTTGTGGCGCGGACGCGGGATCCAAAATCGTAGAGGACATCTATCAAAGGTCTGCGAAACTGGCCGCCGGGACGTTGCCGGGACTGCACGCCGGCTTGGCCGGTACTGCACGGGCGGGGGCACCGCTGAACCGCTCGAGCGAGCCGGCCGTTGGGGAGACCGGGGGTCCGTCGAACGGCGACGGCCGGGGGAAAAAGCAGGAGAGCGCATGCCACAGCGCTGGTCGACGATGGACGTGCCCAAAACCGCGCAGTTCGCGCGCTGGCGGGAGCTGATCTGCGAGGCGTTCCTGGCGCTGACGCCGGAATCGGACCTGCGCGACGGGTTCGCCGGGACGGTGGCCCAGCGGCAGCTGGCCGAGCTGAGCATCGCGCGCATCACCTCGCAGCGGCAGCACGTGCGGCGCACGACGCGGGACATCGACCGCTCGGCGTATCAGGGTTATTACGTGAACCTCCAGATCCGCGGCAGCAGTCTGATGACCCAGGACGGCCGCTCCACCGTGCTGCACCCGGGCGACCTCGCCGTCGTGGACACCACCCGGCCCTTCGCCTTCGACTTCCAGGACGACTTCCAGCAGCTCTCCCTCTACGCGCCGAAAGCCTTGCTGCTGCCCGGATCCGGCACACCGGTCACCACCGCGACCCGCGTCGCCACCGCCGCCGGTCCCGGCGCCGCCGTCCGCCACGCACTGCTCAGCCTCACCTCCGGCGACCTGTCCGAGGACACCGCCGCCCGCCTCGCCGCCCACGCCTGCGGCATCCTGTCCATCGCCCTGGACCAGCAGACCGAACCCGACCCGCGCTCCACTCCCCTGCGCCAGGACCGGCTGCACGCCGCCGCCCTCGCCGACATCGACGAGCACCTCACCGACGCCGACCTGTCCGCTGCCGCCGTAGCCGCCCGCCTGGGCGTCTCAGTCCGCCTGCTCTACTCGGTCTTCGCCGGCCGCCGCCACAGCTTCGCCTCCGAAGTCCGCCGCCGCCGCCTCGACCACACCTGGCGCGACCTCCGGGACCCGGCGCGCACCCACCTGTGCGTCATCGACATCGCGGTGGCGGCCGGGTTCGCCGACGTGACCAGCTTCCATCGGGCCTTCCGACGGGAGTACGGACGGACGCCGGCGCAGGTGCGGCGCGCTGCTTTGGGCGGGGTTGCCGATGACGGGGATGGCGAGGGGGCGCTGCGGTCCCCCGCGTTGACAAACATGGCCTGACGTTGATGTCAGGCCATGTTCTGGAGCT
This window harbors:
- a CDS encoding tetratricopeptide repeat protein, encoding MGTAKTAAKLLADGTEALMAASFGQGDFGTAEDTLEQARQQAAAETDRHTEAAALDKLAMVLHYRALANDRDASHADAEEALFRQALAMQREIDDQAGVAESLFGIGLVHQVLRGDWAAAMPYYREALPLADQYADAYVRSECYRHLGFYYFAEEHDADTALKHLHTSQQLREEWGDARSIASGMHSIGQIELLADRHADAATHLRTAVELLQSAGVSGPRAEQAAEWLRRAEAGEPAPN
- a CDS encoding FAD-dependent monooxygenase, yielding MSEMETGIRTEIETEVVVVGAGPTGLMLACELALAGVDAVVLERLSARVEQVKGGAIQPRSAELLDQRGLLEALLARVIPRDAVGGHFATLPVPLDATVWNTRHPYPIGVPQWVIEEMLEERASAGGVRVLRERGVLAVEADADGVTVDAAGGLRVRSRYLVACDGGHSTVRKLLGLPFPGQPGTRPAVLTDISLSAVSSLVPQQAGHISTLMRHTEDYWSMLVPVGGDRYRFTFGPLLQSSEERDTPVTREEIAAALEAVYGPETVLSAVENASRFTDATRQVEQYRVGRVLFAGDAAHIHPPLGGQGLNLGVQDALNLGWKLAATLQDRAPEGLLDSYHTERHPVGAQVLRHTSAQRVLAELNPSHDVAALREIFIDLLRLPDANRYLAGLMSGLSLHYDLPGEHRLVGQLMPDAELVTDADSVYLSALQRTGHAIVLDLAKAVPDDFALPPRVDLVRAASVEDLGAAVVLIRPDGYVCWATDSPADCRDALRAAIAGSVAKAG
- a CDS encoding TetR/AcrR family transcriptional regulator, with the translated sequence MDGTPGLRERKKQRTHAAISDAAIGLFLEHGFDAVSVAQVAEAAEVSKRTLFAYFPAKEDLVVHRLADHETENARVVRNRPPETAPLTALREHFLRGLETRDPVTGLNDLPPVRRLYRLILDTPALVARMERFKNGAERELAAALRETADVPELTARLAAVQIVAVHWELAKDNADRLAHGEDADARHTGAVADAEHAFALLENGLRDLADVP
- a CDS encoding siderophore-interacting protein, whose protein sequence is MARTLHQFVVRRTERLNDHLIRVHLGGPGFAAFQPSEFTDSYVKLQVPGPDGDTTRTYTVRAVDTAAETIAIDFVYHGAEGVAGPWAAAARPGDAIGLSGPGGAYAPRADADWHLLAGDISALPAISAACAALPANAVGRVFVEVAGPADELDFARPEGVELTWLHTGGAEPGALLVEAVRAEPWRDGLVHVFIHGEAQAVMHNLRSYIRKERGVPADWASISGYWRRGRTEEGFRQWKRDLAEREAATVG
- a CDS encoding glycoside hydrolase family 88/105 protein; amino-acid sequence: MRRSTHRSLRHALLMLLAAALAAVGAVGAVPAKAATTTDWSAAVVKSTMQRFTPSSIGGWSYPVGLYLYGQYQVYQRTHDPSYLAYLKSWVDRFVSSDGTIDQSFDSLDSMLAGRLLIILHHETGQAKYATAAAKIYNRLATYPRTADGGFWHADTSSRAHQLWDDGLYMVVPFLDEYGKEFGNSQATDAEAVKQLTVYANHLQQSDGLLQHAYDESKKASWADKTTGLSVEQWCRANGWYGMALVTTLDDIPATQPGRATLLTDLNKFAAGLQKYQDPATGRWFQVIDKPTSAGNWTETSCSSMNAYTLSRAAQQGYIDSHYSAVAAKAYQGVLARISLSKGLTNLTNISVGTNVGDYSYYIGRTQATNDFHGLGSFLIMNEQFVRAGGS
- a CDS encoding IclR family transcriptional regulator, whose translation is MSSTILDPASAPQAGGRGVLESAFALLGALEQTGAAGVTRLAAECGLPKTTAHRLLEQLSSLGAVERSRGGYRIGARVFQLGHSWQPYRALRAAVREPMRRLAAATGVTVTVNVLRNGEDMIVDWTAGRDGLPVPLRSGGTWPWNTAAGKALAAGRHAGTTDSSPRIPFPASASWRREVATIRERGVAFDREEVVSGVCCAAVPLHGAPGTPIAALCVITDPSHNLDRLAGALQNAGRAAGAALRESPSGT
- a CDS encoding AraC-like ligand-binding domain-containing protein, with the protein product MPQRWSTMDVPKTAQFARWRELICEAFLALTPESDLRDGFAGTVAQRQLAELSIARITSQRQHVRRTTRDIDRSAYQGYYVNLQIRGSSLMTQDGRSTVLHPGDLAVVDTTRPFAFDFQDDFQQLSLYAPKALLLPGSGTPVTTATRVATAAGPGAAVRHALLSLTSGDLSEDTAARLAAHACGILSIALDQQTEPDPRSTPLRQDRLHAAALADIDEHLTDADLSAAAVAARLGVSVRLLYSVFAGRRHSFASEVRRRRLDHTWRDLRDPARTHLCVIDIAVAAGFADVTSFHRAFRREYGRTPAQVRRAALGGVADDGDGEGALRSPALTNMA